One segment of Olsenella uli DSM 7084 DNA contains the following:
- the trhA gene encoding PAQR family membrane homeostasis protein TrhA — protein MNGTRPRKDANRVARRYSTGEEIANSVSHGIGALLSIAALVLLIVRAVQHGGGMHLLAALMMGVTLVLEFTFSTLYHALTPRGAKSVFRILDHSAIYLLIAGSYAPFAFVALADCGGIPLGVAVWVVAVLGVVGEAFLRERQPKWASALVYLGLGWAVAFKLADIHRLLPTPAFALLLAGGICYTVGCGFYVTKKVPYLHFVWHLFVLAGATCITLSALIFVV, from the coding sequence GTGAACGGTACACGACCACGTAAAGACGCAAACAGGGTGGCCCGGCGCTACTCGACCGGCGAGGAGATTGCCAACTCGGTCTCGCACGGCATCGGCGCGCTGCTGTCGATCGCGGCGCTCGTGCTCCTCATCGTGCGCGCAGTCCAGCATGGGGGCGGTATGCACCTGCTGGCCGCGCTCATGATGGGCGTCACCCTGGTCCTGGAGTTCACGTTCTCGACGCTCTACCACGCGCTTACCCCAAGGGGGGCCAAGAGCGTGTTTCGCATCCTGGACCACAGCGCCATCTACCTGCTGATCGCAGGGAGCTACGCCCCGTTCGCCTTCGTCGCGCTCGCGGACTGCGGCGGCATACCACTGGGAGTGGCGGTGTGGGTCGTCGCTGTCCTAGGCGTCGTGGGCGAGGCATTCTTACGCGAGCGGCAGCCCAAGTGGGCGTCGGCCCTCGTCTACCTGGGACTGGGCTGGGCCGTCGCGTTTAAGCTTGCCGACATCCACCGCCTCTTGCCCACGCCGGCGTTTGCGCTCCTTCTGGCGGGGGGCATCTGCTACACCGTGGGCTGCGGCTTCTACGTGACCAAGAAGGTCCCCTACCTGCATTTCGTATGGCACCTCTTCGTCCTGGCCGGAGCAACCTGCATAACGCTGTCCGCCCTCATCTTCGTCGTCTGA
- a CDS encoding C69 family dipeptidase: MPCTTLLVGKGASYDGSTIIARNEDSPNGEFTPKRFVVVQPADQPRHYRSVLSHVEIDLPDDPQRYSSVPDALGKDGIWAEAGVNESNVAMSATETLTTNERVLGADPLVELVAAEGAPDEEGYRPERAGGIGEEDMLTLVLPYIGSAREGVLRLGALLEGFGTYEMNGIAFSDVDEIWWLETVGGHHWIARRIPDDSYVVMPNQLGIDSFDLDDALGEGRDHLCSADLAEWMARHHLCLDPDFGAGAEEGGRDAHARRVFNPRTAFGSHSDADHVYNTPRAWAVHRFLRGTLEFGYDGEGWGPEDDDLPWDAAPKRKVTIEDVKYALSLHYQGTPFDPYGSAGTPATRGAYRPIGINRNGQLAAIQLRPYAPESCRAIQWMTYGSNAFNALAPFYANVDRTPEYLANTTGTVTTESFYWANRLIAALADAHFGACAAHIERYQEAVGARGHASVAKWDALVSEGSLGHEGAAELLGQANDEVASMLRGQTDDVLGKVLLTASLGMRNGFARSDG; the protein is encoded by the coding sequence ATGCCCTGCACGACCCTGCTCGTCGGCAAGGGGGCGAGCTACGACGGCTCGACCATCATAGCCCGCAACGAGGACTCCCCCAACGGCGAGTTCACCCCCAAGAGGTTCGTCGTGGTCCAGCCCGCCGACCAGCCACGCCACTACCGCTCCGTCCTGAGTCACGTCGAGATCGACCTGCCGGACGACCCTCAGCGCTACAGCTCGGTCCCCGATGCCCTGGGCAAGGACGGCATCTGGGCCGAGGCGGGCGTGAACGAGAGCAACGTGGCCATGTCGGCCACGGAGACCCTCACCACCAACGAGCGCGTGCTGGGGGCAGATCCCCTGGTCGAGCTGGTTGCTGCCGAGGGGGCGCCCGACGAGGAGGGATATCGCCCCGAACGGGCCGGCGGTATCGGCGAGGAGGACATGCTCACCCTGGTCCTGCCTTACATCGGCTCCGCGCGCGAGGGCGTCCTGCGCCTGGGCGCGCTGCTCGAGGGGTTCGGCACCTACGAGATGAACGGCATCGCCTTCAGCGACGTGGACGAGATCTGGTGGCTCGAGACCGTGGGAGGCCACCATTGGATCGCTCGCCGCATCCCCGACGACTCCTACGTCGTGATGCCCAACCAGCTGGGCATCGACTCCTTCGACCTGGACGACGCCCTGGGCGAGGGTCGCGATCACCTGTGCTCCGCCGACCTGGCCGAATGGATGGCGCGCCATCACCTCTGTCTTGACCCGGACTTCGGTGCAGGTGCCGAGGAGGGTGGGCGAGACGCGCACGCCAGGCGCGTCTTCAACCCACGCACCGCCTTCGGCAGCCACAGCGACGCCGACCACGTCTACAACACCCCACGTGCCTGGGCCGTCCACCGCTTCCTGAGGGGCACGCTGGAGTTCGGCTATGACGGGGAGGGCTGGGGACCAGAGGACGACGACCTCCCCTGGGATGCGGCGCCTAAGCGCAAGGTGACCATCGAGGACGTGAAGTACGCCCTGTCCCTGCATTACCAGGGCACGCCGTTCGACCCCTATGGCAGCGCTGGCACGCCCGCGACGCGCGGTGCCTACCGCCCCATCGGCATCAACCGCAACGGACAGCTCGCCGCAATCCAGCTGCGTCCCTACGCGCCCGAGTCCTGCCGCGCCATACAGTGGATGACCTATGGCTCCAACGCCTTCAACGCCCTGGCCCCGTTCTACGCCAACGTCGACCGCACGCCCGAGTACCTGGCCAACACCACGGGGACCGTCACGACCGAGAGCTTCTACTGGGCGAATCGCCTCATAGCCGCGCTGGCGGATGCCCACTTCGGCGCCTGCGCCGCCCACATCGAGCGCTACCAGGAGGCCGTGGGCGCACGCGGCCACGCATCCGTCGCCAAGTGGGACGCCCTCGTGAGCGAGGGGAGCCTGGGCCACGAGGGCGCGGCCGAGCTTTTGGGCCAGGCAAACGACGAGGTCGCATCCATGCTGCGCGGGCAGACCGATGACGTGCTGGGTAAGGTGCTCCTCACGGCGAGCCTGGGTATGCGCAACGGCTTCGCCCGCAGTGACGGCTGA
- a CDS encoding coiled-coil domain-containing protein gives MTHRNLTRRDALRLFIAAGAAAAMSPAKHALADTESDLAAAQSQLDKVQAQLDQIAADYEALSEENSRTKDEIEGVQDQIDNTQGDIDKKQDELDEKKEQLSKRVSSAYKSGADGFLSVLFSSTSFEELSSNIYYLDKISENDKQMIEDVKSIKAELETKKEELESQKGDLEALNATQVQQLSDMQAKQDEATRTLNGLSQQVKDLMAQRDAELEAMAKERAAQEAAAAAAAASSSSRSNPNTNSNPGGGSPNVTGDLPSGGSTTGSQQRVINACYSTPSPGAGLCAMWVSRVFSNAGYGYASGNANDMYNAWCYSSDRSALQPGMIVAVSTHSHTSAGRIYGHIGIYIGGGMIMENIGSINTQSVNSWISYYGTTVTPRWGWLMGIQLA, from the coding sequence TTGACTCACAGGAACCTCACGCGTCGTGACGCGCTCCGGCTCTTCATCGCGGCGGGTGCTGCGGCCGCCATGAGCCCCGCAAAGCATGCCCTCGCGGATACCGAGAGCGACCTTGCCGCGGCGCAGTCGCAGCTCGACAAGGTCCAGGCCCAGCTCGACCAGATCGCCGCAGACTACGAGGCCCTCTCGGAGGAGAACAGCAGGACCAAGGACGAGATCGAGGGCGTCCAGGACCAGATCGACAACACCCAGGGCGACATCGACAAGAAGCAGGACGAGCTGGACGAGAAGAAGGAGCAGCTCTCCAAGCGCGTCTCGTCCGCGTACAAGTCTGGTGCCGACGGATTCCTGAGCGTGCTCTTCTCGTCCACGTCGTTCGAGGAGCTCTCCTCCAACATCTACTACCTCGACAAGATCTCCGAGAACGACAAGCAGATGATCGAGGACGTCAAGTCCATCAAGGCCGAGCTGGAGACCAAGAAGGAGGAGCTCGAGTCCCAGAAGGGCGATCTCGAGGCCCTGAATGCGACCCAGGTGCAGCAGCTCAGCGACATGCAGGCCAAGCAGGACGAGGCCACGCGTACGCTCAACGGCCTCTCTCAGCAGGTCAAGGACCTTATGGCCCAGCGTGACGCCGAGCTCGAGGCCATGGCCAAGGAACGCGCCGCCCAGGAAGCCGCCGCAGCCGCAGCGGCGGCCAGCTCAAGCTCGCGCTCGAATCCCAACACCAACTCAAACCCGGGCGGCGGCTCGCCCAACGTCACGGGCGACCTCCCCAGTGGCGGCTCCACCACGGGCTCCCAGCAGCGGGTCATCAACGCCTGCTACTCGACGCCCTCGCCAGGCGCGGGCCTGTGCGCCATGTGGGTCTCGCGGGTCTTCTCCAATGCGGGGTACGGCTATGCGTCGGGCAATGCCAATGACATGTACAACGCCTGGTGCTACAGCTCGGACCGCTCGGCGCTGCAGCCGGGCATGATCGTCGCCGTCTCCACGCACAGCCACACCTCCGCCGGCCGCATCTATGGTCACATAGGCATATACATCGGCGGCGGCATGATCATGGAGAACATAGGCTCCATCAACACCCAGAGCGTCAACAGCTGGATCAGCTACTACGGCACCACGGTCACCCCACGCTGGGGCTGGCTCATGGGAATCCAGCTGGCGTAG
- a CDS encoding AzlC family ABC transporter permease, whose protein sequence is MVLQHGIKGWRESKADEGGRRPMGDLRGFSARHGQALRDGVRDGIPIGLGYLAVSFSLGIAARNVGLDPLQGLLASLLNNASAGEYAAFTLMAASGTLLEMAVVTLVANARYLLMSCALSQRFAPGTPAIHRILVGFDLTDEIFGIAVARDGFVDPYYSYGAMIPALPCWAGGTALGIVVGNIMPPRVVSALSVALFGMFLAIIVPPARRNRAVGAFVLLSFLASWAFTWAPLVSAWSGGTRTIVLTVALSSLAALLFPVAEGDDAIVSEGAAGAEGGAEAAADVTPQTTGPVLDAQGAVDAA, encoded by the coding sequence ATGGTACTCCAGCATGGTATCAAGGGCTGGCGGGAGTCGAAGGCAGACGAGGGGGGACGGCGACCGATGGGAGACCTCAGGGGCTTCTCTGCCCGGCATGGGCAGGCACTGCGCGATGGTGTGCGTGACGGCATACCCATCGGCCTGGGGTATCTGGCCGTCTCGTTCTCGCTTGGCATCGCAGCGCGCAACGTAGGGCTGGATCCGCTGCAGGGGCTCCTCGCAAGCCTGCTCAACAACGCCTCGGCAGGCGAGTATGCCGCCTTCACCCTCATGGCAGCCAGCGGGACCCTGCTCGAGATGGCGGTCGTCACGCTCGTCGCCAACGCCCGCTACCTGCTCATGAGCTGCGCGCTGTCACAGCGCTTCGCCCCCGGCACGCCTGCCATCCACCGCATCCTGGTGGGCTTCGACCTGACGGACGAGATCTTTGGCATCGCGGTCGCCCGCGACGGCTTCGTCGATCCCTACTACAGCTACGGGGCGATGATTCCCGCGCTGCCCTGTTGGGCGGGCGGCACGGCACTGGGGATCGTCGTGGGCAACATCATGCCCCCGCGCGTCGTCAGCGCCCTTTCCGTGGCGCTGTTCGGCATGTTCCTTGCCATCATCGTGCCGCCTGCGCGCAGGAACCGTGCAGTCGGCGCGTTCGTCCTCCTCAGCTTCCTTGCCAGCTGGGCCTTCACCTGGGCGCCCTTGGTCTCCGCCTGGTCGGGTGGCACGCGCACCATCGTGCTGACGGTCGCCCTGTCGTCGCTCGCGGCGCTGCTCTTCCCGGTTGCCGAAGGCGATGATGCCATAGTCTCCGAAGGCGCCGCTGGAGCCGAGGGGGGCGCCGAGGCCGCGGCAGACGTCACCCCCCAGACCACGGGCCCCGTCCTCGATGCCCAGGGGGCTGTCGATGCCGCCTAG
- a CDS encoding PTS sugar transporter subunit IIA, producing MGLLDRIKDTFFSADGELARPRPATFDVLPNTVHAPVTGMVVSLEEVNDEVISGGLFGRGCGVMPVDGVVYAPVSGCVSVTAVTNHMIGMTMDVGVELLIHVGLGTVDMDGRGFERLVEEGQEVVAGTPLLVFDREEIAESGYDDVVTCVVTNYSDFDGVEGVYESGTLIGGRPLVKVGDPLLVVRHAAR from the coding sequence ATGGGACTCCTCGACAGGATCAAGGACACGTTCTTCTCGGCTGACGGAGAGCTTGCCAGGCCTAGGCCTGCGACCTTCGATGTCCTCCCCAACACCGTGCATGCGCCCGTCACAGGCATGGTCGTGAGCCTGGAGGAGGTCAACGACGAGGTCATCTCGGGCGGGCTGTTTGGTCGGGGCTGTGGCGTCATGCCCGTCGATGGCGTCGTCTATGCGCCGGTCTCTGGCTGCGTGAGCGTCACGGCCGTAACCAACCACATGATCGGCATGACTATGGACGTCGGCGTCGAGCTTCTCATCCACGTGGGCCTGGGCACGGTCGACATGGACGGCAGGGGGTTCGAGCGACTGGTCGAGGAGGGGCAGGAGGTTGTCGCGGGCACGCCGCTTCTGGTCTTCGACCGCGAGGAGATCGCCGAGTCGGGCTATGATGACGTCGTGACCTGCGTGGTCACCAACTACTCCGACTTCGACGGGGTCGAGGGCGTCTACGAGAGCGGTACCCTCATTGGAGGTCGTCCGCTGGTCAAGGTCGGGGACCCTCTGCTTGTCGTCCGCCACGCCGCAAGGTAG
- a CDS encoding nucleoid-associated protein, which produces MMRVSHAILHAFDFESGTSYPSDRELDLGSRPVKSYVQRHMRKIASSAESRHGTFAEDSSFGAGLAEYFAGRVGFVELSQQLAQFMWEQLRMCDDLVECDLLVCDFTDTKDMRARTAVLADGVVAAAVSDDPAAVGSEDLSQRLFGMAVLPRRQAFVHDLGNDATGAAANDILSQDVTLPNPSQKVDSYLLVDLATAAIDFRDKPRAIGGREVEIIPERLLQCSSQASSRELVEAVEDIVEGVAEEHGLNAACAVAHAKACVAATAERDESFSPEEVGRQVFEGQPEVQEHYERVAHERKLPEEVPVRRGVANRLAKSHKIKTDTGIEITFPSEYAADSNYIEFTADADGNVSILIKNVGRIENR; this is translated from the coding sequence ATGATGCGAGTGAGCCACGCCATACTGCATGCCTTCGACTTCGAGAGCGGGACGTCGTATCCCAGCGATCGGGAGCTCGACCTGGGCAGTCGTCCCGTGAAGTCCTACGTGCAGCGTCATATGCGCAAAATCGCCTCGAGCGCCGAGAGCCGGCATGGGACGTTTGCCGAGGACAGCTCGTTTGGCGCCGGCCTGGCCGAGTACTTTGCCGGGCGCGTGGGCTTCGTGGAGCTCTCGCAGCAGCTGGCCCAATTCATGTGGGAGCAGCTGCGGATGTGCGATGACCTCGTGGAATGCGACCTACTGGTCTGCGACTTCACGGACACCAAGGACATGAGGGCTCGGACGGCGGTCCTGGCCGATGGTGTGGTGGCGGCAGCTGTGTCGGACGATCCGGCAGCGGTTGGTTCCGAGGACCTCTCCCAGCGCCTCTTTGGGATGGCAGTCCTGCCGCGCAGGCAGGCCTTCGTGCACGACCTGGGCAACGATGCGACGGGCGCTGCTGCCAACGACATCCTGAGCCAGGACGTCACGCTTCCCAACCCGTCACAGAAGGTCGATTCCTACCTGCTGGTCGACTTGGCCACAGCTGCCATCGACTTTCGTGACAAACCACGCGCGATTGGCGGTCGGGAGGTCGAGATCATCCCGGAGCGCCTGCTGCAATGCAGCTCACAGGCATCCAGCAGGGAGCTCGTCGAAGCGGTCGAGGACATCGTGGAGGGCGTCGCCGAGGAGCATGGCCTGAACGCCGCCTGCGCCGTGGCCCACGCCAAGGCCTGCGTCGCGGCCACCGCCGAGCGCGACGAGTCCTTCTCTCCCGAGGAGGTCGGTCGCCAGGTGTTCGAGGGCCAGCCCGAGGTGCAGGAACACTACGAGCGCGTCGCGCATGAGAGGAAGCTGCCCGAGGAGGTGCCCGTACGGCGCGGCGTCGCCAACCGACTGGCGAAGAGCCACAAGATCAAGACGGACACGGGCATAGAGATCACGTTTCCCTCGGAGTATGCGGCCGACTCAAACTACATCGAGTTCACGGCCGACGCCGACGGCAACGTCTCGATCCTGATCAAGAACGTCGGGCGCATAGAGAACCGCTGA
- a CDS encoding prepilin peptidase produces the protein MSLPVYAAVAALMLLKAVLLDRCARRLAGRELGGRACGCGTAPGPDDRPPGVRHPVACLTYVVASMTIVARYGVTPEAAGSLGLADVLLVTSLTDLDLRIIPNGCVAALVVLHVVRVLVAEHMGLMPSGQTAWDVLVPALACSLAVLGTLVALAVGMDALLGHESVGGGDVKLLSAVAFCLGWRQFLLALVMACLLGIAGYLAEVLGRGALGWLRGGHAAVGGPAGTFPWGPSIALACWLTQLFGQQVVSRCLSLSLGGP, from the coding sequence ATGTCGCTTCCCGTCTATGCGGCCGTGGCCGCCCTTATGCTGCTCAAGGCCGTTCTTCTCGACCGTTGTGCACGGCGTCTGGCAGGACGTGAGCTGGGAGGGCGAGCATGTGGATGCGGCACGGCGCCGGGACCGGACGACCGCCCACCAGGCGTGCGGCATCCGGTGGCCTGCCTAACGTACGTCGTTGCGTCCATGACCATCGTGGCACGCTATGGCGTCACCCCTGAGGCAGCAGGGTCGCTTGGCCTCGCGGACGTCCTGCTGGTGACTTCGCTCACGGACCTCGACCTGCGCATCATCCCCAATGGTTGTGTCGCGGCCCTGGTCGTGCTGCATGTCGTTCGCGTCCTCGTCGCCGAGCATATGGGCCTTATGCCATCAGGCCAGACGGCTTGGGACGTCCTTGTGCCCGCGCTGGCCTGCTCCCTGGCCGTCTTGGGGACCCTCGTCGCCCTCGCCGTCGGCATGGACGCCCTCCTCGGCCACGAGAGCGTCGGCGGGGGTGACGTGAAGCTGCTTTCGGCCGTCGCCTTCTGCCTCGGATGGCGGCAGTTCCTGCTGGCCTTGGTCATGGCATGCCTCCTGGGCATTGCGGGATACCTGGCGGAAGTGCTTGGGAGGGGCGCTTTGGGCTGGCTGCGCGGAGGACATGCTGCGGTGGGCGGCCCCGCAGGAACCTTTCCCTGGGGGCCGTCGATAGCGCTTGCCTGCTGGCTTACGCAGCTTTTTGGTCAGCAGGTGGTCAGTCGGTGCCTGAGCCTTTCCCTCGGAGGGCCATAA
- a CDS encoding GNAT family N-acetyltransferase has translation MPQATSGVIHRPFEDADFDAVVDICVRIWCTGVEGVYDRMIFGRVMTAGALRRSQIATVATKDGVVVGACFGGLSQGGSSTTNEVWSVRFDELMTIARKRAKIGGIEVEETLFSRLRMYTTADVFISFGYTNAESEVNLLVVDPRHMHEGIGTRLFEDMVLALCSEDAHGCFVVLREDYDLEFFEHRGLSCIQRKGGASGDTGDRVIYLYGRRL, from the coding sequence ATGCCGCAGGCTACGTCGGGCGTCATCCACCGCCCATTTGAGGACGCGGACTTCGATGCCGTTGTCGACATCTGTGTCCGCATCTGGTGCACGGGCGTCGAGGGTGTCTACGATCGCATGATCTTTGGTCGCGTCATGACGGCAGGGGCCCTCAGGCGCTCCCAGATCGCCACCGTCGCGACCAAGGACGGCGTGGTCGTGGGGGCATGCTTCGGCGGGCTCTCCCAAGGTGGATCCAGCACGACGAACGAGGTGTGGAGCGTACGCTTCGACGAGCTCATGACCATCGCCCGCAAGCGCGCCAAGATCGGCGGTATCGAGGTAGAGGAGACCCTCTTCAGCAGGCTTCGGATGTATACCACGGCCGACGTCTTCATCTCGTTTGGCTACACCAACGCGGAGTCCGAGGTCAACCTCCTGGTGGTCGACCCACGCCACATGCACGAGGGCATAGGGACGCGGCTCTTCGAGGACATGGTCCTGGCCCTGTGCTCCGAGGACGCCCATGGTTGCTTTGTGGTGCTGCGGGAGGACTATGACCTGGAGTTCTTCGAGCATCGGGGGCTTAGCTGCATCCAGAGGAAGGGCGGTGCCTCCGGTGACACGGGCGATCGCGTCATCTACCTCTACGGACGTCGCCTCTAG
- a CDS encoding YaaA family protein has product MSLRLIISPAKRMRPVEGPPFAQTEPQFLSDAVSLARQLRSLSYVELRELWGCSERLAAENARRVRTLAEDMAADTGTLTAAVMAYDGIQYQHLRASVMDERQLSWLGEHLRIASGLYGLLRPFDGVVPYRLEMQAGLAVDGARNLYQYWGGRPYDALCSGRDVDTIVNLASVEYARAMLPQHARGAPPHAQGTGPRVVTCLFGDIRTSDDRLVQRATEAKATRGTFVRWCAERGVDSVVEMRDFDERGYALDERRSDDTTLAFTRAHSIHALSGSLCARRS; this is encoded by the coding sequence ATGTCCCTCAGGCTGATCATCTCGCCCGCCAAGAGGATGCGTCCCGTCGAAGGGCCGCCGTTCGCGCAAACGGAGCCGCAGTTCCTCTCGGATGCGGTATCTCTGGCGCGTCAGCTGCGCTCCCTGAGCTACGTGGAGCTTAGGGAGCTGTGGGGGTGCAGCGAACGGCTGGCCGCGGAGAATGCCCGTCGGGTGCGAACGCTCGCTGAGGACATGGCTGCGGACACAGGCACCCTCACGGCTGCGGTCATGGCCTACGATGGCATCCAATACCAGCACCTACGTGCATCCGTGATGGACGAGCGTCAGCTGTCGTGGTTGGGCGAGCACCTGCGGATCGCCAGCGGGCTCTACGGTCTGCTGCGACCGTTCGACGGCGTGGTCCCCTATCGCCTGGAGATGCAGGCCGGGCTCGCCGTCGACGGTGCTCGGAACCTGTACCAGTACTGGGGCGGTCGCCCCTACGACGCCCTGTGCTCCGGGCGCGACGTGGACACCATCGTGAACCTGGCATCGGTCGAGTACGCAAGGGCCATGTTGCCCCAACATGCCAGGGGCGCGCCACCTCACGCCCAGGGTACGGGGCCACGGGTGGTGACCTGCCTGTTTGGGGACATCAGGACGAGCGACGACAGGTTGGTGCAACGCGCGACCGAAGCCAAGGCCACCCGGGGCACGTTCGTGCGCTGGTGCGCGGAGAGGGGCGTGGACTCCGTCGTCGAGATGCGCGACTTCGACGAGCGCGGCTACGCGCTGGACGAGAGGCGCTCGGACGACACGACGCTCGCGTTCACCCGAGCCCACAGCATCCACGCCCTCAGCGGTTCTCTATGCGCCCGACGTTCTTGA
- a CDS encoding LysR family transcriptional regulator, giving the protein MRTRISRYAIFLRVVESESFTRAAQQMGYSQSAVSQAVKALEGELGCTLLERRKGEATLTKDGRQYLPYLRAIALDEEALLARQREMEGLENATVTIGTFTSVSRNLLPPLMQEFRTRYPDVRFVLRQGEYTSIADWLHSGACDLGFTNQTSASAAGLEVVPLFRDQMMAVLPESHPLAEGDARAPVADVPVIASAKARTTGASGMAGTVRAAAGTADAVTLAQLADQTLIQLDEGEQSVAMDAFSHAGLHPQVSYEVTDDYSILAMVRRGLGVSILYELMLSGFGQGVVVRPIAERPERTISIACKRSETLPIAARRFSQFIVERLRTEP; this is encoded by the coding sequence ATGCGGACGAGAATCTCCAGATATGCAATATTCCTCCGTGTGGTCGAGTCCGAGAGCTTCACGCGGGCGGCACAGCAGATGGGCTATAGCCAAAGCGCGGTGAGCCAAGCCGTCAAGGCGCTCGAGGGCGAGTTGGGCTGCACTTTGCTCGAACGCCGGAAGGGCGAGGCGACGCTCACGAAGGACGGACGCCAATACCTCCCCTACCTGCGCGCAATTGCGCTGGACGAGGAGGCGCTCCTCGCACGTCAGCGCGAGATGGAGGGCCTTGAGAACGCAACCGTCACGATCGGTACCTTCACGAGCGTCAGCCGCAACCTGCTGCCTCCGCTGATGCAGGAGTTTCGCACGCGATACCCAGACGTTCGTTTCGTCCTTCGCCAGGGCGAGTACACCTCCATCGCAGACTGGCTGCACTCCGGAGCATGTGACCTGGGCTTCACGAACCAGACGAGCGCCTCTGCCGCAGGGCTCGAGGTTGTGCCGCTCTTTCGAGACCAGATGATGGCCGTGCTTCCCGAGAGTCATCCCCTCGCCGAGGGGGATGCGAGGGCTCCCGTCGCAGACGTTCCCGTCATCGCAAGCGCGAAGGCAAGAACGACGGGCGCGTCGGGGATGGCGGGGACGGTGCGGGCGGCAGCGGGCACAGCGGATGCGGTGACGCTGGCACAGCTGGCGGACCAGACGCTTATCCAGCTGGACGAAGGCGAGCAGTCCGTGGCCATGGACGCCTTCTCCCATGCAGGGCTGCATCCACAGGTGAGCTACGAGGTGACGGACGACTACTCCATCCTGGCGATGGTCAGGCGCGGGCTGGGCGTCTCGATCCTGTACGAGCTCATGCTGAGTGGCTTTGGCCAGGGCGTCGTGGTGCGCCCCATAGCGGAGCGGCCCGAAAGGACGATATCCATAGCCTGCAAGCGCAGCGAGACGCTTCCGATAGCCGCCCGACGCTTCTCGCAGTTCATCGTAGAGCGGCTGAGGACGGAGCCCTAG
- a CDS encoding AzlD domain-containing protein: MPPSPYLYIAVMAAVTLLIRVLPLTLIRGQITNRFVRSFLFYVPYVTLAVMTFPAIVESTNSPVAGAVALVAGIAAAWSGASLFQVAVGCCAIVFVLELLLV; encoded by the coding sequence ATGCCGCCTAGCCCGTACCTCTACATCGCGGTCATGGCGGCTGTCACGCTGCTCATCCGCGTGCTTCCCCTCACCCTCATCAGGGGGCAGATCACCAATCGCTTCGTGCGGTCGTTCCTCTTCTACGTGCCCTACGTCACCCTTGCGGTGATGACCTTCCCGGCCATCGTCGAGTCCACCAACTCGCCTGTCGCGGGAGCGGTCGCGCTCGTTGCGGGCATTGCGGCTGCGTGGTCTGGTGCGTCCCTCTTTCAGGTGGCCGTTGGCTGCTGCGCCATCGTGTTCGTGCTGGAGCTGCTTCTCGTCTAG